Within Romboutsia sp. CE17, the genomic segment GAATTATTTGATACACCTGTATTAGTCAGGATGACAACGAGAGTTTGTCATTCTAAAGGAATAGTAGAATGTCACGATAGAAGAGAAGTAGAAATAAAACAGTATGTAAAAAATATTCACAAAACACTTACAATACCTGTATTTGGTAGACTAAGAAGAATTGAAATAGAAAAAAGAATGAAAAAGCTAGAAGAGTTTTCTGATTCTACTGATTTGAATTATTATGAAATAAATAATAGCAAAATAGGTATAGTAGCATCTGGTATGTGTATAAACTTTGCAAAAGAAGTATTCAAAAATGATGTATCTTATATGAAGTTAGGTTTCACAAATCCTTTACCAATAAATAAGATAAAAGAATTTTCATCTAAAGTAGAAAAAATATATGTAATAGAAGAAAATGACTCTTTAATTGAAACAGAAATGAAAGCTAACAATATTGATTGTATAGGAAAAGAAGAAATACCATCATATGGTGAGTTGACACCAGATGTAATTAGAAAAGCTATACTTAAAGAAGAAAAAGAAACTGTAGAATATAATGAAAATTTAGTAAAACCAAGGCAACCTGGACTTTGTGTAGGATGTCCACATAGAGGTTTTTTTTATGAATTAGGAAAAAGAAAAAATTTAGTGATATCAGGAGACATTGGATGTTATTCTCTTGGTTTTGATAGTCCTTATGATGCAATAGATTTTATTATATGTATGGGTGCAAGTGTAAGTGCAGGTCATGGTGCACAAACAGTATTTAATATGAAGAAAAATAATAATATTAGATTAATTAGCGTTATAGGTGATTCTACATTCTTCCATAGTGGTATAACTAGTTTATTAAATACTGTTTATAATAAAGGCAATTCAATAACCGTGATACTAGATAATAGAATAACTGGTATGACAGGTCATCAACAAAATCCAGGAACAGGTTATACATTACAA encodes:
- the iorA gene encoding indolepyruvate ferredoxin oxidoreductase subunit alpha produces the protein MKQLMTGNEAIARGAYEAGVKFASAYPGTPSTEILENIAKYKEDIVAQWAVNEKVALESVIGASIAGARAIAAMKQVGLNVASDPLFTYSYIGVNGGTVIITADEPGMHSSQNEQDNRNYAKFVKIPLLEPSTSQEAKDMIKIAFEISELFDTPVLVRMTTRVCHSKGIVECHDRREVEIKQYVKNIHKTLTIPVFGRLRRIEIEKRMKKLEEFSDSTDLNYYEINNSKIGIVASGMCINFAKEVFKNDVSYMKLGFTNPLPINKIKEFSSKVEKIYVIEENDSLIETEMKANNIDCIGKEEIPSYGELTPDVIRKAILKEEKETVEYNENLVKPRQPGLCVGCPHRGFFYELGKRKNLVISGDIGCYSLGFDSPYDAIDFIICMGASVSAGHGAQTVFNMKKNNNIRLISVIGDSTFFHSGITSLLNTVYNKGNSITVILDNRITGMTGHQQNPGTGYTLQGEITKEIDIFNLVKACGVEHIKMVNPNNLEEVNKAIDWALSIEDEPSVMITRWPCALKKLSVHDEKEFNKPFKNKVVVNSDNCIGCKLCTKVGCPAISFNKEIKLAYIDKNQCVGCEVCAQVCPKNAILKEDI